The proteins below are encoded in one region of Leptospira noumeaensis:
- a CDS encoding LIC_10271 family cell wall hydrolase: MRKLRFYLIFLGFFLLSPVSAKQSPKSEIPSSYRVVKGDSWFGIARKFKISAETLAKLNGRTTAENLYEKELLRIPKGNEKISVSPESFIKEKPSHPLDKKERITKKFSELTYDPHKGIQFARGTSSLVRASLPGKVVHVDYMDGYENFVVLEHQNGLYSVYGNLERIQVTEGQEVKSKDRLGILGKEKGLYFQVNKQKQSLNPERILEGGI; encoded by the coding sequence ATGCGAAAACTTCGATTCTATCTAATTTTTTTAGGGTTCTTTCTTTTATCTCCAGTTTCCGCCAAACAAAGTCCAAAATCGGAAATCCCATCTTCTTACCGAGTGGTCAAAGGCGATTCCTGGTTTGGGATTGCTAGAAAATTCAAAATTTCCGCAGAAACCTTAGCCAAGTTAAATGGCCGCACCACCGCCGAAAACCTCTATGAAAAAGAGCTACTTCGGATTCCCAAAGGAAATGAAAAAATTTCAGTTTCACCCGAATCATTCATCAAAGAAAAACCTTCCCACCCTTTGGATAAGAAAGAACGAATCACAAAGAAGTTTTCAGAACTCACTTACGATCCTCATAAAGGGATCCAATTTGCAAGGGGCACATCTTCTCTTGTACGTGCCAGTCTTCCTGGAAAAGTAGTACATGTAGATTATATGGATGGGTATGAAAACTTTGTAGTTCTAGAACACCAAAACGGACTCTATTCTGTTTATGGAAACTTGGAGCGAATCCAGGTCACAGAAGGCCAAGAGGTAAAGTCCAAAGACCGACTCGGAATTTTAGGAAAAGAAAAAGGCCTCTACTTCCAAGTGAACAAACAAAAACAGAGTTTAAACCCCGAACGAATTTTGGAGGGAGGAATTTAA